One Massilia putida DNA window includes the following coding sequences:
- a CDS encoding MaoC family dehydratase N-terminal domain-containing protein → MAFDSARLLARRFPAVRRAYDARDVERITRGYGAGLGPALEAFDRDCLAGAKVLPMLALALADGEFWQKDPDTGIDWRRIVHAEEVLTVHAPLPAAGAVVVTQRVAAISDRGPDKGAVMEQQQFLHAEDGTALATIDVTTLLRGNGGFGGPPWSPRRRALPADRAPDLVVELRAPGDNEDAMFRLGRELAVAADGKAMMRGLGCFGLAGRAALQAACGGQPERLRRMGVRYVGPMYCGEALLVELWHGTSGEALFRMSAPERSAPVLDNCFIEFDAE, encoded by the coding sequence GTGGCATTCGATAGCGCCCGCCTGCTGGCACGACGCTTTCCGGCCGTCCGCCGGGCCTATGACGCCCGCGATGTCGAACGGATCACGCGTGGCTACGGCGCGGGCCTCGGCCCGGCGCTTGAGGCGTTCGACCGCGATTGCCTCGCGGGCGCCAAGGTCTTGCCGATGCTGGCGCTGGCGCTGGCCGACGGCGAGTTCTGGCAGAAGGACCCGGACACGGGCATCGACTGGCGTCGCATCGTGCACGCCGAGGAGGTGCTGACGGTGCATGCGCCGCTGCCGGCCGCCGGTGCGGTGGTCGTGACGCAGCGCGTGGCGGCCATCTCCGACCGTGGCCCGGACAAGGGCGCCGTGATGGAGCAGCAGCAATTCCTGCACGCGGAGGACGGCACGGCGCTCGCCACCATCGACGTCACCACCCTATTGCGCGGCAACGGCGGCTTCGGAGGACCCCCATGGTCGCCACGACGTCGTGCCCTGCCGGCGGATCGCGCACCCGACCTCGTCGTGGAACTGCGCGCCCCCGGCGACAACGAGGACGCCATGTTCAGGCTTGGCCGGGAACTGGCGGTCGCGGCGGACGGGAAGGCCATGATGCGCGGGCTCGGATGTTTCGGGCTGGCGGGACGGGCTGCGCTCCAGGCGGCATGCGGCGGCCAGCCGGAACGCCTGCGGCGCATGGGCGTGCGCTACGTCGGGCCCATGTATTGCGGCGAGGCCCTGCTGGTGGAACTGTGGCATGGCACATCGGGAGAGGCGCTGTTCCGCATGTCGGCGCCGGAACGCTCGGCGCCCGTCCTGGACAACTGTTTTATCGAGTTCGATGCGGAATGA
- a CDS encoding amidohydrolase family protein, translated as MEMNDMILISVDDHVIEPPDLFKNHLPASMLDRAPKMATLRSGSDSWVYEGRSNPNFGLNAVVGRPLEEYGMEPASYSQIRKGTYSLKERVEDMDVNGVLASICFPTFPTFGGAFFLQANDKEFTRAVISAYNDWHIDEWCGGAPGRFIPLAILPLWDIDACVAEARRVARKGCRTISFLDSPVAKGLPSIHSGHWDPLFAVMQEEGLVISIHIGSGAFVPYQSNDAPIDTWITTMPMYIANATTDWLFSHVFKKFPNLKIALSEGGIGWVPYLLERADFTYMHHKAWTHSNFGGMLPSELFKKNFITCFIDDKFGLHNTQFMNIDKITWECDYPHSDTVWPHCPEALWESIKHLPKESIDKITHLNAMREFNFDPFAIMPREESTVGALRAKATHVDTRPVANQGGHNPSNSEGKPVTSAEVMKLFA; from the coding sequence ATGGAAATGAATGACATGATACTGATCAGTGTGGACGACCACGTGATCGAGCCGCCTGACCTGTTCAAGAACCACCTTCCCGCATCGATGCTGGATCGCGCACCGAAGATGGCGACGCTGCGCTCCGGTTCCGACTCGTGGGTCTACGAAGGCCGCTCCAACCCCAATTTCGGCCTGAATGCCGTCGTCGGACGCCCGCTGGAGGAATACGGCATGGAGCCGGCCTCGTACAGCCAGATCCGCAAGGGTACCTATTCCCTGAAAGAGCGGGTCGAGGACATGGACGTCAACGGCGTGCTGGCTTCCATCTGCTTTCCGACCTTCCCGACCTTCGGCGGCGCCTTCTTCCTCCAGGCGAACGACAAGGAGTTCACCCGCGCGGTCATCAGCGCCTACAACGACTGGCATATCGACGAGTGGTGCGGCGGCGCGCCCGGCCGTTTCATTCCGCTGGCGATCCTGCCGCTGTGGGACATCGACGCCTGCGTCGCCGAAGCGCGCCGGGTGGCCCGCAAGGGCTGCCGCACCATCAGCTTCCTCGACAGCCCGGTCGCAAAGGGCCTGCCGAGCATCCACAGCGGCCACTGGGATCCCCTGTTCGCCGTCATGCAGGAAGAGGGCCTGGTCATCAGCATCCACATCGGCTCGGGCGCCTTCGTCCCCTACCAGTCGAACGATGCGCCGATCGATACGTGGATTACCACGATGCCGATGTATATCGCGAACGCCACGACCGACTGGCTGTTCTCGCACGTGTTCAAGAAATTCCCGAACCTGAAGATCGCGCTGTCGGAAGGCGGCATTGGTTGGGTGCCGTACCTGCTGGAGCGCGCCGATTTCACGTACATGCATCACAAGGCGTGGACTCACAGCAATTTCGGCGGCATGCTGCCTAGCGAGCTGTTCAAGAAGAACTTCATCACGTGCTTCATCGACGACAAGTTCGGCCTGCATAACACGCAGTTCATGAATATCGATAAGATCACCTGGGAATGCGACTATCCGCACTCCGACACGGTCTGGCCGCACTGCCCGGAGGCATTGTGGGAGTCGATCAAGCATTTGCCCAAAGAGTCGATCGACAAGATCACCCACCTGAACGCCATGCGCGAATTTAACTTCGACCCGTTCGCCATCATGCCGCGCGAGGAATCGACGGTCGGCGCGTTGCGCGCCAAGGCCACCCACGTCGACACGCGTCCGGTGGCCAACCAGGGCGGCCATAATCCTTCCAATTCGGAAGGCAAGCCCGTCACCAGCGCCGAAGTCATGAAGCTGTTCGCGTAA